In Rhizobium etli CFN 42, the sequence ACCAGCTGGATGAACGGTGTGTTGAAGGTCGACAACACCGGCGGCGCGACGTCAGGTGCTGTCGGTTCACTGACGAAGTCCTCCTCGTAGACGGGAAAATCGTGGAACTCGACGCTGCCGCTGTCGGAGAGCCGCTGGCCGATATTGTCCCAGTCGTCATTGGCGACGTAGCCGGGCCGATCGGTCGGCACGGCAAAGCCGGCGATCTTGTCGTCGAGTGCGGCATTGGCATTGATGTAGTCAGAAACCCGCGCCGCCGTGGAGAAGGATTTGCGCCCGTTCAAGACATAGCCGTTGGCCCGGCGGGTGAGCACCAGCCCGGGATCGCGCGGATTGACCGCCGCACCCCAATAGAGGTTCTTGGCGACCGTCTCGCTTCCCAGGGCATGGGCACGCGCCCCATCGAGCGCCCAGTAAATATATTGACTGTTGACATAGTGGTAGCCGAGCAGCTGGCCGATCGAGCTCTCGCCGCGGGCGAGGATGCGCACCAGCTTCAGCCCGTCGACCCAGTCGAGGCCACCGCCACCAATCTGGGTGGGATGCAGCGCGTTGAGCAGGCCGGTATTCTTCAGCTTGACGATCTCGGCAAGCGGCGGGCGACCTTCGCGGTCGAGTTCGGCGGCACGGCGCGACAGGTCTGCCGAAATCTCCTCGGCGCGGGCGAAAAGGTCTTCCCGCGTCGGGTTGCGGCTGGTCGCGAAGACGACATTGGATTGGCTCATGGGCGGGGTCTCCAATTCTGTAAACAAGATGATCCGGCGGGAGCCCAAGCTCCCGCCGGAAGGATCGAGATGGTGCGCAGCCTCAGAACAGCTTGTCCGGAATCCAGCTGGCGGTCGCCGCATCGCTTTTGCTGAAGGCGGGGATCTTCTGTGCCAGATCCTCGATTGTCTTGACGCCGGCCGCCCGCAAGCTCTCCTGCGTCAGAAGCGTCGGCTTCAC encodes:
- a CDS encoding acyl-CoA dehydrogenase family protein — protein: MSQSNVVFATSRNPTREDLFARAEEISADLSRRAAELDREGRPPLAEIVKLKNTGLLNALHPTQIGGGGLDWVDGLKLVRILARGESSIGQLLGYHYVNSQYIYWALDGARAHALGSETVAKNLYWGAAVNPRDPGLVLTRRANGYVLNGRKSFSTAARVSDYINANAALDDKIAGFAVPTDRPGYVANDDWDNIGQRLSDSGSVEFHDFPVYEEDFVSEPTAPDVAPPVLSTFNTPFIQLVFVNFYLGTAEGALQAAVDYVKTTTRPWITSGVTRAADDPYILERVGEFTAAVKASAALADSAAAAMQAGLDRGRDVTARERGEAAAEAYAAKVNATHVSLDITSRVFELTGARSTADKYRFDRFWRNVRTHTLHDPVFYKAKEVGEFVLNDRIPEVSLYS